The Bos indicus isolate NIAB-ARS_2022 breed Sahiwal x Tharparkar chromosome X, NIAB-ARS_B.indTharparkar_mat_pri_1.0, whole genome shotgun sequence genome has a window encoding:
- the LOC139181231 gene encoding histone H2B 1/2-like codes for MAQPSSDNSEEDPGTNEAGTSKTEPSETEPSETETSESEPSEPEPYDAKPKKAKRKTAKGRRHRRRCHQDNFASFATYFRRVLKQVHTGLSLSHEAMNVMHSFVKHMFEQIAEEAGSLAHSSKHCTITSGEIQRAVRLLLPGEIGKHAVSEATKSVIRYNTRR; via the coding sequence ATGGCTCAACCATCCTCTGACAACTCTGAGGAAGACCCTGGCACCAACGAAGCCGGAACCTCCAAAACAGAGCCCTCTGAAACGGAGCCCTCTGAAACAGAGACCTCAGAATCGGAGCCCTCCGAACCGGAGCCCTATGACGCTAAGCCAAAGAAGGCGAAACGGAAGACAGCTAAgggccgccgccaccgccgccgctgcCATCAGGACAACTTTGCAAGCTTCGCCACCTATTTCCGCAGGGTGCTGAAGCAAGTGCACACAGGCCTGAGTCTCTCTCACGAGGCCATGAACGTCATGCATTCGTTCGTGAAGCATATGTTTGAGCAGATCGCCGAAGAGGCCGGGAGCCTGGCCCACTCCAGCAAGCACTGCACCATCACGAGTGGAGAGATCCAGAGAGCCGTGCGTCTTCTCTTGCCTGGGGAGATCGGCAAGCACGCAGTGTCCGAGGCCACCAAGTCGGTCATCAGATACAACACCCGCAGATGA